A genome region from Fusarium musae strain F31 chromosome 5, whole genome shotgun sequence includes the following:
- a CDS encoding hypothetical protein (EggNog:ENOG41), translated as MDVPGYALITGGASGIGRACARAFARDGSAGIALIDLNLESLQVVKSEIEKEQLSPKKDFKIEIYSADVTDENRINEIVADVAQKYGRIDYVVNAAGIAMKHQGGAAFAHTADWNRVVSINLTGTFFVLRATAQVMLKQEPIRSSINGRELQRGSIVNFSSIQGVVGIPLSTSYTAAKHAIIGLTRSASEDYAKEGLRINAICPGYTETPMTTKNPEVLKAMQERITTAVPMQRMGAPEEIADGVLYLSGGRSSFVTGSALVVDGGYTQR; from the coding sequence ATGGATGTCCCAGGATACGCTTTGATCACAGGAGGTGCTTCAGGCATTGGCCGAGCATGCGCCAGGGCCTTCGCCCGCGATGGTAGCGCCGGTATTGCACTCATAGATCTCAATCTTGAATCTCTACAAGTCGTCAAGTCTGAGATTGAAAAAGAACAACTGTCACCTAAGAAGGACTTCAAGATCGAGATTTACTCTGCCGACGTCACGGATGAGAACCGCATCAACGAGATTGTCGCAGATGTTGCACAGAAGTATGGCCGCATCGACTATGTTGTCAATGCAGCTGGCATTGCCATGAAGCATCAAGGCGGTGCAGCATTTGCCCATACAGCTGATTGGAACCGTGTTGTCAGCATCAATCTCACTGGGACATTCTTTGTCCTCAGAGCTACAGCACAGGTCATGTTGAAGCAAGAGCCAATTCGTTCATCTATCAACGGAAGGGAATTACAGCGTGGATCCATCGTCAACTTCTCTTCCATTCAGGGCGTTGTTGGTATTCCGCTTTCTACATCCTACACAGCTGCCAAGCATGCCATCATCGGCCTCACACGGTCAGCCTCCGAGGACTACGCCAAGGAGGGACTTCGCATTAACGCCATCTGCCCGGGATACACGGAAACACCAATGACCACCAAGAACCCTGAGGTGCTAAAGGCTATGCAAGAGCGAATCACGACAGCTGTTCCTATGCAGAGGATGGGTGCGCCCGAGGAGATTGCGGATGGTGTTTTGTATCTTTCTGGAGGACGAAGCTCTTTTGTTACTGGGTCTGCCTTGGTGGTTGATGGTGGTTATACCCAAAGGTAA